Genomic DNA from Thermotoga petrophila RKU-1:
TAGACAAAGTTTTTCCCGCAGGAGGGACTTTTAGATTTCAGAATGGCGAGGTCTACTTTCAGAAGGCGAGCAACCTTGAGGGTGGTTTCCGCGCCTTTCAAAAAATTCTCAGTTCTGTCGCTTCCAAACTCATCGAGAACTCTTTCCTTCCCGGTCCATCCGCAGCCTCCATAAATCTCACACCGGGGCCTTGGAGTTGGAAGACCACCAAGTTGCTCGGGACAGACAGGTATCAGATCGTGCCTTTCCAGCAGCGAAAGAACTCTTTCATCTGCTGCTGAACGTCCGTCGTATCTTGTGGGAAGTCCCAGAAGGCACGCGCTTACCAGGATCTTCATTCTCCACCGGTTCCTATGAGTTCTTTTTTCAACACCCAGATCTGGTTTGGCAGGTAATTGATCGGATTCACGGCTTTCTCATTCACTCTAACCTCGAAATGAAGGTGAGGCCCTGTACTCAAACCGGTGTTTCCAACCCTTCCTATTATCT
This window encodes:
- a CDS encoding DUF523 domain-containing protein, translating into MKILVSACLLGLPTRYDGRSAADERVLSLLERHDLIPVCPEQLGGLPTPRPRCEIYGGCGWTGKERVLDEFGSDRTENFLKGAETTLKVARLLKVDLAILKSKSPSCGKNFVYDGSFSGRLVPGKGVTAFLLEKNGLKVFEENEVFVNNNDLL